A segment of the Lolium perenne isolate Kyuss_39 chromosome 3, Kyuss_2.0, whole genome shotgun sequence genome:
CAGAAAATCCTATAAATAGCTTCTGGAGGAGATACATAGCGTGCGTCCCTGTACTGGCGAATTTCATTGATGATTCCCCCGTCATTGATGACCTCCTTCTCGAATGCAAATGATGCTTTATCATGCCCTTTGTAGATGTACTTGAACAAATACTTGACGGCCTTGATGCTCGAGCATGCTTCAACATTAATGTGGCAGTTGTATCGCATGAGAAGGAATGGGTTGTATGGGACCACCCATCTATTGTCCAATTCTGCTCCTCTGATCTTAACTACACACCCATCCTTCCTTCTTCTGTAGATGGGGTATGAATCCTTTCCCTGCTGTGTCTGGCTGCAAAACTGTCGAGGGTAATGGAAACGACATTGTCCATCAATCATGCAAGGACAGTTTTTCTTCAACACACCACAGGGTCCATGCAACATGTGTTTGACAACCAGATCATGTAGAACAGGAAACTTGTCTTTGTCAGGTATCTCTGCAGATATCACCCGATCAtagtcatctggggtctttaacttGCTATCTGATTTCATAATAAGAAGGATATGCTCATGCGGGAGACCTCTTTTTTGAAACTCGGTCACATGTACATAAGCTGCGACTGCTCCAAAGTGCTTGCCCTTCGTCAATAAGTTCATCATGTCTCGCTGCTTAGCCTTGTAAACTCTTGCAACCAGGTCTGGACGATCTTGTGGCAGCTGCCCAGGTAATAGGTTCTCTGTTATTTCCTCCCAGTACGGGTTGCAAGTCATTGTGATAAAATAATCCGGTTTGCCCCAACGTTGGACTATAGCCATAGCATCAAGGAATCTTCTTTGCATGTCTCTATCACCGCCCGGAAAAGTTCGAGGGAGAACGATTCTCTTGCCAATCCGATCACCACGTGCCTCGCCAGCATCAATGGTGTCAACCAGACcctacaaaataaaataaaatcagAAATAAGAACAATTCATGCATATTCGTGAAACATTAATAACATCAATTACCTGGTACAGATCAGCTCGTATAGTCTTTTGATTGCTTGGCTTTGAGTACCAGTCAAGCCTCATAGTTTCTATCTTGATGTACATATCAACAGCCCATTGTTGGAAGAGGCGGCCGCCGAACAAGATGATGTTAAAGAGCCCCTTCCGTATCTGTAACTTGAAGCAGTAGTACTCCCTGGCGCTAACAAATCTAGTGGACTGCGCTAGGTCGATAGCATCCTGATATGGGTTACCATCGACGTCATCTACATCCTCAAGTGGTTAAAAAAGCACAGTTAGTTTGGTTTATGTTTGTCAAATAAATGAAATAAATTTATCAATTATGATCATGCCTGCTGTAGCATGTTCTTCATCGCCTTCTTCATCGCCCGCGGTAAATCATTACGATGGTCTTCATCTTGGTCAGACAGATCGTTACAATGGCCTTCATCTCGTCGAGTTAAATCACCGCCTTGGTCATCATCCCGTTCAGGTAAATGATCGTTTTCTATGTCATGTTGTGTAGACATACCATCTGGACCTGAAATAATGTGACTTTGTAATTATAATGTGATAAATGCGGAAAACCATATTTGTTCATAGCAGTCTACggaaataataataaataaaAGCTGGTACGTCATACACACCTGCTTGTAAATCAGAATTGCCCACTAAAACTTGAGGTAGCTCAGCATATGGCATCTTACGATTCCAGCCAGTCTCCCCACCCGGAAAAAATAATGGATATGCCAAGGGATCATAGCAGCCATAGTACGCTCTAATATACAGGGGATCACCTCCTTTTCCATGCACGACAACACTCCTATCGAAGCAGTTCATCGGGTCATTCCCTTCAACCCATATCGCAGCCACTTCCGAAGCTGTCGGTGCATTGTATCTGCGTTGATCCAAAGTTATATTTGTGTTTAGCTCAATCCTGTACTCATCTAGATTTGAATATGACCCGACAGTCTTGAAAGTCTGCACATATGGATTGTGCTCGAGTATTCTCAGTATTTTCCGAATGAGATCTAGATTAAGATCAGGTGACCTCTGGACCCTATGAGATAATGATTCATCGCTATCATAAATGTATAGCTGCAAATGCCATGGCCCATTATCGCCAGGTACCAGATCATCCATTTTGTAGTACATAATTCCATGTGCCCGAAACGTATAGTTGCCGGTTCCTGCTGCAGTGCTAACTCGGCGATCTAGTGTAACTCCAAGACTCGTGAATGAGAAGTGCGAGTTGAAATATCTGATATTCTGTCTAAAATATTTAGCATCGTCATCTTCCTGACTTGTCCACAACCTTTTCAATTCATCAGGAACATCCGGAATAAACACATGGACTCTTCCTTTTCTATAGCAAAATGCAGGTCCCTCAAATTGGAACCTAATAGCTCCACAGTGGTCGCAGCCTTTAACCTTTTTTAAAACATGGTGTTTTTTTGGTAGATTTTTATATATGATGCTATCAGCAATAGTATTTACTTGTGCTTCGTTGTTACAGTGTGGTTCTTGTCGATACGATTGATATTCAACACCTAGAAATAATAATTCAATCTGTCAAATTAAAGTATAATATTAGTAACAAAATAATATTATGCTTAATAAATATACGTACGATGTCCGCTGAATATCCTTGCTTCCTCGTCAATATCACCATCTGGTGGAGTTTGGTTATTCACTTCTGTGTCCAAGCATTCTAGCAACACAAAATTATTAGCTTTGAGGAAAAAAATTATTAGCTTTGAGGGAAAAAATTATTAGTTGCATATGTGAATTACCAGGCAAGCTCTGATGGATATTAGAGGGTTCAAATAATCCTGGATCTGCTACCACTGTGTCAGTCTGGATATCTTTATCATCATTGTTGTTACCGTCTCCTTCTGAGCATCGGTAGTAGAAATTATTAATCACAGAAAAAATAAAGTCTGAAATGCGATTATGAAGAAGTTATTAATAAAAAATATACCATTGTTTGATCGAATAAACAACTGGCTTGGAGTTGAGCCTACATCGGCAGCATCAATTAGTGAACCACATTTCTGAAGACTACCAGCAGCCAGAGCTTTCCTTTTGAGGTAGTAACTTCTCTTATATTGACGGAGAGCCTCCACTTGTTCAGGACTCATAGAGCAGTATCGAGCCCTTTGACGTTTATTTTCCGCCTCCCTAACTTTCATGTGCGTAGGGTCTGTTGTTTCTGCTGTTTCAGGACAATGTTGGCCTGACAACATGCAAAAAGCAAATATATGTAAATTTATGGGTCGACAAAATTTTATAGATAGGACAAAAATAATGGAGATGCACCACAAGTGTTTACCAGTGTTGCCAATAACATCGACGAAACTGGAAAGCAAATTTCGTCCATACATCGGAGAACGAAACATATGGTTACTGTCCTTTTGAGAAACATCCATAGGATCCTGAAATATATGGTCATTGCCTATTCCTGAAACATTCATTGGAGTCTGGAGCATATGGTTACTGGTTACTTGTGACACATCCATAGGAACCTGACCCAATTGGTTACTGCACTTTTGAGAAACATTCATAGTAGGAGTCTGAAACATTTGGTTACTGCATTGTTGAGACATATACATAGGAGTCTGAACCAATTGGGAATCGGTTATTTCAGACAATTGATTAGAAGGCTGAGCCAATTGGGTTGGCACGTTTGTAACCCGAGGGCTGGCTATGGAAGAATGTAAATGCAAGCCTTCAGCAGCAGAGGCTTCCATATTAGCCTTTCGTTTATGATAGTATTCACGCCTTTTTTTGAGATATGCTTCTTTCTTTTCGACGCTCATATTTGCGTACCGCTCTCTGGCACGCTTATTTGATTGCTCTTGAAGGCTTGACTTACAATTATTAATGGCACTGGGAGCTGCTAAAGAGTTCTGACCTTCAGTTAGATGAAAACGGAAGAACGATTTAGTTTACGATTTTAGCCGGAATTGAGAATTTAAAATCTGTTATTCTTACTTTGATCGCAGTTTGATGGTGTAGACTGATTGTCGAGAACACGCGAAATTTTTAGACCATCTGCGCGGATGAATTGAATATATATAAGATCTAGTAGTAAGCATATGAATAGGAAAGTTTTTTTCGTTTATACCTTGTATTGAATCAGAACGTCTGTTGAGTACATTTGTTATGTCGCTTAAAGTAGGCCGAGGCATTTGTCCTGTCATAAGAAGCTCATGAACAATGTTACATGATATACAGTAGATGCAGCAGTAAGCATATGGATAGTAAATCTTCACAGTACTATCCATATGCTTCATGTTTGTTTACAGTAAAAGTTTGGCTACTGAAATCTCCATGTGTGTTTACAGTAAATATTTGGGTACTGAAATCTCCATGTCTGTTTACAGTAAGCATATGGATAGTAAAGTTGTTTAAAAATGTTGTTGTCGTCTATACCTTTTGTTGTTTCCGAACGGTGACTGTGTACGGTTGTTGTATCGCCTAAAGCAGGCCGAACCAGTACTCCTGTCAAAATAAGTTCATGATCAATGTTACATTATTTCCAGTACAAGTATATACATAAAATTTATTGATTTCATTATTTAGGATATGTAAATAGTATTGTTTAGTTGTGCATATTCAGGGTTGGGAGATTTGATGAAAAATGATATAGTACATGGCTAGACTGTCTAGGACTCCAACTATACATACATGTAACTTCTACCTGGTACAAACTCGGCCCTACG
Coding sequences within it:
- the LOC127339688 gene encoding uncharacterized protein produces the protein MQNENSDPGDTNPRRAANRQSHFTTLTEVRPALGDTTTVHSHRSLTTKGVLVRPALGDTTTVHSHRSETTKGQMPRPTLSDITNVLNRRSDSIQDGLKISRVLDNQSTPSNCDQSQNSLAAPSAINNCKSSLQEQSNKRARERYANMSVEKKEAYLKKRREYYHKRKANMEASAAEGLHLHSSIASPRVTNVPTQLAQPSNQLSEITDSQLVQTPMYMSQQCSNQMFQTPTMNVSQKCSNQLGQVPMDVSQVTSNHMLQTPMNVSGIGNDHIFQDPMDVSQKDSNHMFRSPMYGRNLLSSFVDVIGNTGQHCPETAETTDPTHMKVREAENKRQRARYCSMSPEQVEALRQYKRSYYLKRKALAAGSLQKCGSLIDAADVGSTPSQLFIRSNNGIFFINNFFIIAFQTLFFL